GCCACTCTTTCCTGGTGTGAAAACAGACTCAAAATATCCTCATCTCCTGTCATATTCAGAATATTTATCAATGTCTCGCCACTACAAATTGTGACACCTCACTATTTTTCGCAATAACGCCCCACTCATTGCATTAAAAATTGAATGTAAATCACAAAAACTCACTATGCCTATGCTAGGATCCGCCGCCTCAGTGCAGAAATGGTTTGAGCGCTTTTTATACATGCTCTTACTATTATTGACTTAACATTATGCTGACACAGGCCCCATCTATGAATAACAGCAATCGCCTTCGACTCACTTGGATCAGTTACTTTTCATACGCGCTGACCGGTGCGTTAGTTATTGTCACCGGGATGGTGATGGGAAATATCGCAGAGTATTTCAATCTGCCTATTGCCAGTATGAGTAACACATTCACTTTCCTTAATGCCGGTATTTTGATCTCTATCTTCCTGAATGCCTGGTTGATGGAAATCATTCCATTAAAACGTCAGTTAGTGTTTGGTTTTATTCTGATGTTAATTGCGATTGCCGGATTAATGGTTGGCCATAATCTGATGATCTTCTCCATCAGCATGTTTATTCTCGGCGTCGTCAGCGGGATAACCATGTCGATAGGTACCTTCCTAATTACCCACATGTATGAAGGACGTCAGCGCGGGTCACGCCTGCTGTTCACCGACTCATTCTTCAGCATGGCTGGGATGATTTTCCCAGTCGCCGCAGCGATGCTGCTGGCTCGCCATATCGAATGGTACTGGGTCTATGCCTGCATCGGCTTGTTGTATGTCGGTATTTTCGTGCTGACATTGTGCTCTGAATTCCCGGTTCTGGGCCATAAAGCCACCGATCAAAGCAAGCCTGTGGTGAAAGAAAAATGGGGTGTGGGCGTGCTGTTCCTGGCGATTGCCGCACTGTGTTATATCCTGGGCCAACTCGGTTTCATCCAGTGGGTACCGGAATACGCCACCAAAACCTTCAACATGGATATCAGTCAGGCTGGCCAATTGGTCAGTAACTTCTGGATTTCCTACATGATTGGGATGTGGGTATTCAGCTTTATCCTGCGCTTCTTTGATCTGCAACGTATCGTCACCGTGTTAGCGGCGCTGGCAACATTGGCGATGTACATGTTTGTCAGTACGGATAATCCAGAACACCTGAGCTACTACATTCTGGCGTTGGGCTTTGTCTCTAGTGCCATTTACACCACGCTGATTACGCTAGGTTCACTGCAAACCAAAGTGTCTTCACCAAAACTGGTGAACTTCATTCTGACCTGCGGTACTGTCGGCACCATGTTGACCTTCGTGGTAACTGGCCCGATTGTGGCTAATAGTGGTGTTCATGCCGCACTGGCAACCGCCAACGGCTTGTACCTGACGGTGTTTGTGATGTGTCTGATTTTGGGCTTCTTCACCAAACACCGCAGCCACGGCCACGTGACTCATTGATTTAGCTGTTTAATTGCCCTGCCACCACCTCGGTGCAGGGCAATCCCATTTATTTAAAATTCACGGTCTCTTCTTGCCCCAAATATATCCGGCTTTCAGCCAGTTGCGTCTTCGCTATCACCACGCCGTGGCGAATGGAATAATGCACCAAAACTTGCCGCCGCACCGCATCAAAACCGTTTTCTGCTGGCAGAATAATCAGATTGGCACTGTTACCCGGCTGCACACCATAATCTGATAAATTCAGGGTTCTGGCACTGTGGGTGGTTATCAAATTCAATCCATCATTGATTTGGCTGTATCCCATCAACTGGCAGATATGTAACCCCATATGTAATACCTGCAACATATTAGCGGTGCCCAGCGGGTACCACGGGTCGAACACATCATCATGACCGAAACAGACATTAATCTGTGCCGCCAGCATCTCTTTCACCCGCGTAATACCCCGCCGCTTGGGATAAGTGTCAAAGCGCCCTTGCAGATGAATATTCACCAGCGGATTGGCTACAAAGTTAATACCGGACATTTTCAGCAAGCGAAATAACCGAGAGGCATAAGCACCATTATAGGAATGCATTGCCGTGGTATGGCTGGCGGTCACCCGCGCGCCCATGTTCTCCCGGTGCGCCAATGCCGCCACTGTTTCGACAAATCGCGACTGCTCATCATCAATCTCATCACAATGAACATCCACCAGCCGCTGATATTTTTGCGCCAAGGCAAAGGCGATATGTAACGATTCGACGCCATATTCGCGAGTAAATTCAAAATGAGGAATAGCACCAACCACATCAGCCCCCAGTCGCAGCGCCTCTTCCAACAGCGCGGCACCATCAGGATAGGAGAGAATCCCCTCTTGCGGGAAAGCGACAATCTGCATCTCCACCCATGGGCTAACTTCTTCTTTTACCTCTAACATCGCACTGAGTGCCGTCAGACTAGGATCGGAAACATCCACATGGGTGCGGACATACTGAATGCCATTGGCTATTTGCCACTTCAATGTTTTCCAGGCGCGCTGCTTAACATCGTCTCGGGTCAGCAAGGCTTTACGCTCAGCCCAGCGCTCAATACCCTCAAACAAGGTGCCGGATTGGTTCCAGCTTGGCTGCCCGGCGGTTTGAGTGGTATCCAGATGAATATGCGGCTCCACAAATGGCGGCAATGCCAGCCCACCTTGGGCATCCAATACCCCATCACCGGTTACTGGCTGCTCCGGTTGCGGCACAATCGCGGTGATTTTTCCGTCCGCAATGGCTATCTGCCATAACCCCGCTTGCCCGCTAAGGCGGACATTATTGATGGTGGTTAATAAATGATTTGCTAAAGATTGGCCCGCCATAGATGACTCCATAATCGCGTTTGGTCATTACCCATTAGCTTACCCGACCCGCAACCCCTCGCCCGATTTTCTTTTACCAAAACAGCGTTTTATTTTATTAAATAAAAAAGCACAAACTGAAACCATTCAGCCAAACATGAATGAAATCCGCAACTTATAAAAAACGTTAAAAATCAGCCATCTACCACCTTAGAGGTATATGGCTGGCAAATTGATTTACATCAATAAGTGCGCCGTGCGGAAGATTAAGGTGAAGGTAGAAAATTAAAAATTGAGGCAAAAATGAGCAAAGTCAAACTTGCCATCATCGGCAACGGTATGGTCGGCCACCGCTTTATTGAAGACTTATTGGATAAAGCAGATAAAGATCAATTTGAGATAACCGTCTTTTGCGAAGAACCGCGCATCGCTTATGACCGGGTTCATCTTTCTTCTTACTTCTCCCACCACACTGCGGAAGAACTGTCATTAGTTCGTGAAGGTTTTTATGAAAAGCACGGCGTCAAAGTGCTGGTTGGCGAACGCGCCATTACCATTAACCGCAAAGAAAAAGTCATCCACTCCAACAGCGGCCGTACCCTGTATTACGACAAGCTGATTATGGCGACCGGCTCCTATCCGTGGATCCCGCCGATTAAAGGTAGCGAAGGGCAAGACTGCTTTGTTTACCGCACCATTGAAGATTTAAATGCCATTGAAGCTTGCACCCGTCGCAGCAAACGCGGGGCAGTCATTGGTGGCGGATTGTTAGGGTTGGAAGCCGCAGGCGCACTGAAAAGCCTCGGAGTGGAAACCCATGTCATTGAGTTTGCTCCGGTATTAATGGCAGAACAGCTTGACCCAATGGGCGGTGACCAACTGCGTCAAAAGATTGAGCGCATGGGCGTCAGAGTTCACACCGGCAAAAATACGCAAGAAATTGTCCATAGCGGGCAAAACAGCCGCAAAACCATGCTGTTTGCCGATGGCACCCAGTTGGAAGTCGATTTTATCGTCTTCTCCACCGGTATCCGCCCACAAGACAAACTGGCTCACCAATGCGGTTTAGCCACAGCGCGCCGTGGTGGTATTGCTATCAATGATTATTGCCAAACCTCCGACCCGGATGTGTACGCCATTGGCGAGTGTGCATCATGGCAAGAGCGGACTTTCGGGCTGGTCGCACCGGGTTACAAAATGGCCCAGGTGACGGCTGACCATTTACTGGGGCGCGAAAATGCCTTCCAAGGCGCGGACATGAGCGCCAAACTCAAGCTCCTCGGTGTAGACGTCGGCGGGATTGGTGATGCCCACGGTCGCACTGAAGGCGCACGGAGCTATGTTTATCTCGATGAAAGTAAAGAGATTTACAAACGTCTGGTGGTCAGCGCTGACAACAAAAAACTGCTCGGTGCGGTGTTGGTGGGTGATACCAGCGATTACGGTAACCTGCTGCAATTAGCGCTGAATAATATTGAGCTACCGGAAAACCCCGACAGCCTGATTTTGCCAGCTCATGCGGGCAGTAAACCAGCGATGGGGGTTGATTCCCTGCCGGATAGCGCACAAATCTGCTCCTGCTTTGATGTCACCAAAGGCGACATTATTCAAGCCATCGGCCAGGGTTGCCATACCGTAGCAGCGCTTAAATCGGCGACGAAAGCCGGTACCGGTTGCGGCGGCTGTATTCCCTTAGTGACCCAAGTGTTGAATGCCGAACTGAGCAAGCAAGGCATTGAATTTAATCATCATTTATGCGAACACTTTGCCTATTCGCGCCAAGAGCTATATCATCTGATTCGCGTGGAACAGATTAAAACTTTCGATGCTCTGCTGGAAAAATACGGCAAAGGTTATGGCTGTGAAGTGTGTAAACCGACGGTGGGTTCACTGCTGGCATCCTGCTGGAATGAATATATATTGGAGCCGCAACACACCCCGTTGCAGGATACCAACGACAATTTCCTCGGCAATATCCAAAAAGACGGCACTTACTCGGTTATCCCGCGCTCACCGGGCGGTGAAATCACACCTGACGGCCTGCTGGCCATTGGCCGCATTGCCAAACAATATAATCTCTACACCAAACTGACCGGCTCACAGCGCGTCGGGATGTTCGGCGCGCAAAAAGACGACCTACCGGCTATCTGGGCGCAGTTGATTGAAGCGGGCTTTGAGACCGGACACGCCTATGCCAAAGCACTGCGTATGGCAAAAACCTGTGTCGGTAGCACCTGGTGCCGCTTTGGCGTGGGTGACAGCGTCGGCTTCGGTGTCGCACTGGAACACCGCTACAAGGGCATCCGCACCCCACACAAAATGAAATTTGGTGTCTCCGGTTGTACCCGTGAATGTTCTGAAGCACAGGGCAAAGATGTCGGGATTATTGCCACCGAAAACGGCTGGAACCTGTATGTCTGCGGTAATGGCGGGATGAAACCTCGCCATGCAGATTTACTGGCAGCGGATCTGGATGAAGAAACCCTGATGCGCTACCTCGATCGCTTTATGATGTTCTACATCCGCACCGCCGATAAACTGCAACGCACCTCAGTATGGCTGGAAAGTTTGGAAGGCGGGATTAATTACCTGCGTGCCGTCATTCTCGACGACAAACTGGGCATTAATGATCAACTCGAAGCTGATATTGCCCGCCTGCGCGACAAAGTCACCTGCGAATGGAAAGTCACCGTCGAAAACCCGGCGGCGCAAGTCCGTTTCGCCCACTTTATCAACAGCCCACTACGTGACCCGAATGTACAAGTAGTGCCTGAACGTGAACAACATCGCCCGGCCCGTCCGGATGAACGCATCCCTGTTCGGGTGCTGGAACTGGAGGATAACTTATGAGTCAGTGGATTCCACTTTGTCCATTAGCCGATATTTTGCCCGGTAGCGGCGTATGTGGCCTGATTGGTGAGCATCAAGTCGCGGTATTCCGGCCTTATGCCGACGAACAGGTGTTTGCCATTAGCAACATTGATCCCTTCGCTCAGGCCAGTGTGCTGTCGCGCGGATTAATTGCAGAACATCAAGGTGATTTGTGGGTAGCTAGCCCACTGAAAAAACAACATTTTCGCCTGCATGATGGCTTCTGTCTGGAAGATGAAACGCGCTCGGTTGCCCATTTTGATGCGCGGGTTCGCGACGGCATAGTGCAAGTCAAAGCGTGATAGATAACTGGGGGATCCGGTCAATCTGGATTCTTAACAAAAATAACATCAACTATCCCCCAAAGATATTGGCGTTGCAGCAAGGCAGCCAACGAGCTAATCCCGATGAGCTGACATAAGTCAGTGATTCGGGTTGGTGAGTGCAGCGAACACCGCTGCGGCGTCAAGAGCAAGGGGACTGGGAAAGAGTATGTATACAGACACCATTAACAAATGCGCGGCCAACGCAGCCCGCATCGTCAAACTGGCAAAAGAAAGCCCGCTGGGCTTTTGGATTGGTTCGGCGATGGCCGGTGCTTATGTCGGCCTTGGCATTATTCTGATTTTTACCCTGGGAAATCTGATTGACCCCGCTTACCGTCCATTAGTCATGGGGGCCACCTTTGGTCTGGCGCTGACTTTAGTGATTATCGCTGGTTCTGAGCTGTTTACTGGCCACACCATGTTTCTGACCTTTGGGGTCAAGGCGGGCACTATTAAATCCAGCCAGATGTGGGCAGTATTACCACAAACCTGGTTGGGAAATCTGTTGGGTTCTGTTTTTGTCGCCCTACTTTATTACTACGGCGGCGGTAATCTGCTGTCTGTCGATACCAGTTTGGTGCACACCGCGGCGCTGGCAAAAACCTCTGCGCCCGCTATGACCTTATTCTTTAAGGGTGTACTATGTAACTGGCTGGTTTGTCTGGCGATCTGGATGGCAATTCGGGTAGAAGGTGCAGCTAAATTTATCGCTATTTGGTGGTGCTTGCTGGCCTTTATTGCCTCCGGTTACGAACACTCCGTAGCCAATATGACGCTGTTCGCCTTGTCCTGGTTCGGTCATCACAGCGAGGCTTACACCTTAAGCGGCATCGGTCATAACCTGCTGTGGGTGACATTGGGGAATACTTTGTCAGGCGCAGTATTTATGGGGTTGGGCTACTGGTATGCCACCCCACGGGAGCAACGCCCACAGCCAGCGGCCATCAACACGCCACAAGCCGTGAAAGAGTGAGTTATACGAGGTTAATGGCAAAACGATTGATAGCTCAGTGAGTGAAGGGTTTACCGCACCTAGGGGTGCTCCGGCGACTTACGTCGCTACGACCCCAACGGCACGATTCCCCTTCAATTGACTTAGCCAGCAGTCAGATACCCGAATTCACCAGCTCTTAGGGGCTGGTTTTACCCCTAGCGGCCTCAACCTAAAGGATTGCCCATGGACTACTTCCCGATTTTCTGCCAACTGCAAAACAAAGCCTGCCTGCTGGTCGGTGGGGGTGAAGTGGCCGAACGTAAAGCCCGCTTATTGCTGGATGCGGGTGCTGCCGTCACCGTCAATGCCTGTGAATTTACCGAGCAGTTTCATGATTGGGCGGAACAGGGGCTACTTTCATTAGTTAGCGGCGAATTCGCACCGGAACTGTTGGCAGAAAAATGGTTGGTGATTGCCGCAACTGATCAGGTGGTCGTCAATGCGTTGGTCTATCAAAGTGCCAACCAACAGCGGGTGTTCTGCAATGTGGTTGATGACCCGAAGCGCACCAGTTTCATTATGCCATCAATCATTGACCGCTCTCCTATCATGATAGCTATCTCTTCTGGCGGAAAAGCTCCGGTATTAGCGCGATTGCTGCGAGAAAAACTGGAAGCTATGTTGCCACAGCATTTGGGCCAATTGGCACAGTTGGCAGGCAATTTACGCCAGCGGGTAAAACAGCATTTTGCCGCCATGACTGACCGTCGCCGCTTCTGGGAAAAACTGCTCACCCACGACCGTCTGGCGCAATCACTGGCTAATGAGGATCAGGTACAAGTCGAGCAACACGTTGAGCAACTGTTCAATGCGCCACTGTCTGATCGCGGCGAAGTAGTATTAGTCGGAGCCGGGCCGGGGGATGCTGGTTTGCTGACATTGAAAGGTTTACAGCAGATTCAGCAAGCTGACGTGGTGGTATATGACCGCCTGGTGTCCGATGAAGTGATGAATTTAGTGCGACGCGACGCCGAGCGAATTTTTGTTGGTAAAGAGTCTGGCCGCCACACCGTACCGCAGGATCAAATCAATCAGATTTTGCTGCAACAGGCGCAACAAGGGAAACGCGTGGTGCGTTTGAAAGGCGGCGACCCGTTTATTTTTGGCCGTGGCGGCGAAGAACTGGAAACACTGGCAGACTACAATATTCCATTTTCTGTGGTACCGGGAATTACCGCTGCATCTGGCTGTTCAGCCTACAGTGGCATTCCACTGACCCATCGCGATCACGCCCAGAGTGTGCGGCTGATTACCGGCCACGCCAAGAAAGACAGTCAGTTGGATTGGGCAAATCTGGCGGCAGAAAAGCAAACTTTAGTGTTCTATATGGGCCTATCACAGGCCGGAGAGATTCAGCAGCAACTGATTCGACACGGCATGCCAGCGGCAACCCCTGTTGCTCTGGTCGAGAATGGCACCTCGCGGCATCAGCGGGTGGTCAGCGGCGAATTGAGTCAGTTGGCACTGCTTTCGCAGCAAGTCAGCAGCCCAAGCCTGATTATCGTCGGCAGTGTGGTCAGCTTACGTGAAAAACTGAATTGGTTTTCCAGCGCGGAACATGGCAAAACAGGGATGAAGGAACAAGTTGAAAGAGTGGGTTAAGCCAAATTTGAGTCAGAAGGGGGAAGGCTCCCCCTTCGAATGACTTATTGATTCACTTATGGATGTGCAACAAAACCAATAGCTTCATACACTTTCGCCAGCGTATCTTGTGCGCGAGCACGCGCCTTAGCCGCACCTTCACGCATCACTTCCTGCAAGAAAGCCTCATCTTCGCGATATTGATGATAACGCGCCTGAAGCTCGCTCAGCATGCCAGAAACTGCATCGGCAACCGCACCTTTCAAATGACCATACATTTGGCCTTCAAACTGGGTTTCCAGCTCAGAAATAGACTGGCCTGTCACACCTGACAAGATATCCAGCAGGTTAGACACACCGGCTTTCTTCTCGGTGTCATAACGGATAACCGCTGGCTCATCAGAATCGGTCATGGCGCGTTTAATCTTTTTCACCACAGATTTAGGATCTTCCAATAATTCGATGACGTTATTGCGGTTATCATCAGATTTGGACATTTTTTTGCTCGGATCCTGCAAGGACATCACCCGCGCACCGGCTTTTGGAATAAACGGCTCTGGGATTTTGAAAATATCACCATACAGATTATTGAATCGGCTGGCGATATCACGGCTCAGTTCCAGGTGTTGTTTCTGGTCTTCACCAACCGGTACCTGGTTAGTCTGATACAGCAAAATATCCGCCGCCATCAATACCGGATAATCGAACAAACCGGCGTTAATATTTTCAGCATAACGGGCTGATTTGTCTTTGAACTGAGTCATGCGGCTCAGTTCGCCGAAATAGGTGTAGCAGTTCAATGCCCAGCCCAGTTGAGAGTGCTCTGGCACATGGGATTGAACAAAAATGGTGCTTTTCTGCGGATCAATGCCGCAAGCCAGATACAACGCCAAGGTGTCTAAAGTTCTTTTGCGTAGCAACGCCGGGTCCTGACGTGCCGTGATGGCATGCAAATCAACAATGCAATAGATGCAATCATAGTCATCCTGCATCTGTACCCACTGACGCAGCGCACCCATGTAATTGCCAATCGTCAATTCGCCGGACGGCTGCGCGCCGCTAAATACGATAGGTTTTTGTTTATCGGATACAGCAGGTATTTCAGTGGGTTTACTCATTTTATACTTCCTGATCTTTTAAAGATGGTAGCCCGATGGCGGGCAACAGACAGGCAAAGTGCTCCAGCACACAGTCAGGATGACTGGTGGCAATAGCTTCACCGTAGTTATATCCATAGGTCAGCCCGACACAAGGGCAACCCGCCGCCTGCGCGGCCATTATGTCATTACGTGAATCACCAACAAACAGCATCTCATGGGCATGCAAGCCAAGTTTGGCTAACAATAAATACAATGGAGCTGGATGCGGTTTCTTCACCACTACATCATCACCGCCAATGATAACGGAGAAATAATCGGCAATCCCCAGTGACGTCAGCAAAGGTGCAACAAAAGGCGTGGGCTTATTGGTAATCAGACCCATCGGCAAACCACTGGCCGCCAGTTGTTCCAATGTCGCTTTCACTTGCGGGAATAGCTGACTTCCCTGCTCAACCGTCTGGGCGTAATAGTGGTCAAACAATTCACGGGTATGCGCCACAGATTGTGCATCTGGCTCGCAGCCAGCCCAGCGCAATGCACGCTCGACTAACACATCAGCGCCATTGCCAATCCAGGTTGATACCAAATCTTTACCGGCAACCGGCAAGTTTTGATGTGACAGCGCCATATCAATCGCGCTGGCAAGCCCCGGAGCGCTATCAACCAATGTGCCATCCAAATCGAAAGCCACACCGCGGATAGAGTCGAACTTAGTCATTGGCAGACATCGCCAGTTCACTGCGCATGGCATCAATGACTGCGGCGTAATCTGGCTGATTGAAAATAGCCGAACCGGCAACAAACATATCTGCACCTGCTGCCGCGATATCGCGGATATTATCCACTTTAACGCCACCATCCACTTCCAAACGAATGTCATAACCGCTGTCATCAATCAACTTACGCACCTGACGCAACTTGTTCAGCGTTTCAGGAATGAAGGATTGACCGCCGAAGCCGGGGTTCACCGACATCAACAAAATGACATCCAGCTTATCCATTACATAGTCAAGATAGCTAAGCGGAGTGGCTGGGTTGAACACCAAACCCGCCTTACAGCCACTCTCTTTGATGAGCTGCAAGGTGCGGTCAACATGTTCTGAGGCTTCAGGATGGAATGTGATATAGGTGGCACCTGCTTTGGCAAAATCCGGGACAATACGGTCGACCGGTTTTACCATCAGATGTACATCAATAGGGGCAGTAATACCGTAATCACGCAGAGCCTTGCACACCATCGGCCCGATAGTCAGATTAGGAACGTAATGATTGTCCATCACATCAAAATGCACAACATCAGCACCGGCGGCGAGTACCTTGGCGGTATCCTCACCCAGACGGGCAAAATCTGCTGACAGAATAGACGGGGCAATTAAAAACTTTTTCATCCGCTTCTCCAAACGTATCTCTTTGTTTTATGAGGCGTCAGCGTGGCAAGCTTTCTCTCTCACAAACCATGGGTTTGAATCTTTACTGAGCGGCAGTCCCCGCTCAGCTATACAGCGCCAAAAGCTCATTCACTTTACTACGGCCAAGGATATTCCGGCTGATAGTGCGGCGCGCTTTGACCACATGCAGTGACGCCTGATGATACCAATCGCGCGTCAGTTCTGTGTCGTGATTAGAAATCAGAACCGGGATCTTGTTTTCTGCTGACAGCTGGTAAGCCAGACGAGCCAGATTCTGTTGATCCGCCAGACCAAAGTTACTGGTGTGATATGCCGTAAAATTAGCCGTCGCTGATAATGGCGCATACGGAGGATCGCAGTAAACCACCGCCCCGTGCACCGCTTTTAGCAAAGTTTCCTGATAGTGCTCACAAACAAAAATGGCATTTTGCGATTTTTCAGCAAACCAATACAGTTCATTTTCCGGGAAATAAGGTCTTTTGTAACGACCAAAAGGCACATTGAATTCACCGCTCAAATTATAACGGCACAGACCGTTATAACAATGGCGATTCAAGTAGAGAAACAATAATGCACGGCGATAGGCATCGGTGCTGGCGTTAAACTCTTGACGCAGTTGGTAAAACTGTTCGGAATTATTGAAATCACCGGTGAATAAAACACGAGCATCCCGCACGAAGTCATCAGTGCGGTCCTTCACGATATTGTAGAGGTTGATCAGATCACTGTTGATATCGGCCAGTATGTAAGATTCATACTCGGTGTTAAGGAACACTGAACCCGCACCGACGAATGGCTCTATCAAGCAGTCTCCCGCTGGTAGATGGCGTCGAATGTCATCAACCAGCGGATATTTCCCACCAGCCCATTTTAAAAAAGCGCGGTTTTTCTTCATGCCGTCAGTTAGCTACTTAATAATTCAGAGCCGCAGATTGTACTCTGTTTCAGACAGCACATCAGCGCACAAATAAGAATGATTTATTTTCTAAGGTCTTGCTGTACTTGTTGTACAGGTTTAACCCACGGTTTTTTCGCCTGAACATCGGCAGGTAATGTGGCTATCGCCCTTTTTGCATCAGCAGAAGAGGCGTAATTACCACTCACCAGGATGTACCAAGGCTTACCATCACGTTTAGTTTCATACACATGATAGTCAGATAATTTTTGCTGTTTAGCATAAGCATTCAAGGTATCTGAACGCGATGCACTGCTCAATTGCAACGTAAAGTGGCTGCCAGGGGCATTTTTCAATGCGCTGCTGCCAGCTGAGCCTGACTTCACCCCTGCGGAAGCGGCTGGAGATACTGCCGTAGTCGGATTTTTATGGCTAACCGCAGGTTGTTTAGTCGCAGCTGTGGCCTGTTTCTGCGCCGGGTGAGTAATGGTTTCCCGTGCTACTGGCGCTTTGGCCCCTTTCGAGGTCGAAACCGTCGCTGGCGCTGTTGGCAATGTGGATGTCTGACCATCATTCATGTTCTGAGACAAGGTATCTACCTGCCCCTGAGCCTGAGAGAGTGCATCAGACATATTACCAGGCAATTCAACACGTTGAGTCGGAGCGTTGGCAGAAGACTGCGGCGCGGCCTCAGTCGGTGTCGGAGAAATCGGCGGAACATTGATATCTTGTGGCTGAGCGTTGTTCTTCACGCCATTGGCATCATGTCCATCGGTGGTGTTATTTGCCACACCTGGTTGAGTATTATTGCCGCTGGTCAGTGAGGATGAATCAGACAGATTGATGTTTCGCGCAGCATCCACATTTGGATTTTGTTGTGATGCTTCGTGCTCTGTCGGTGCTTTCAGGGCTGAACCGATGGCAATAATAATCAATAACAGCACTAAAATGCCGATACCAATCATCATATGTTGGCGTGAAACAGCAAGCTTAGGCCCAGTCGAGGACTTACGGGCACGTGTAGGGCGACGGTCACTACTATCTGGTTTCAGATCGTCTTCCGGCTTTAAATCATCCATCTAAACCCTCCAACTAGAGGCAAAAGCCTACCGCATTTATCATTGCAGCCCGGCTGATTGATTTTACTGACTGCTAACAGGCTAAACCGCCCGCAGCAAAGGAATATGATAAAACGTATAATATCGTACTTATGCCATTTTCTATAACTGGCAATCAGCGATAGACGCCAGCACCATGTCATGTGCAATACCGCTACGAATCTCTGACTGACCTATCGCAGTTGGCAGTACCAGACGAAGCTCGCCGGCCAGCACTTTTTTATCTCGCATCATGTGTGGCAAATAGGACTCTGGCGTCATTTTCTGCGGCCCACTGACTGGCAGACCAGCACGTAAAAGCAGTTTCTTGATACGCTCAACATCTTCAGCTGAGAACTGGCCCAATCGACGGGAGGTGTGCGCGGCCATCATCATTCCAGCGGCAACAGCTTCCCCGTGTAGCCAGACGCCATAACCCATTTCGGCCTCAATGGCATGACCATAAGTATGACCCAAATTGAGTAAAGCGCGCATCCCGCTCTCTTCCCGTTCATCGGCAGCGACAACATCGGCTTTCAATTCACAGCAACGACGGATGCAGTAGGCTAATGCCGACATATCCAGTGCAAGAAGTGAGTCGATATTGGTTTCCAGCCACTCAAAGAAAGCTGCGTCAAGAATGATGCCGTATTTGATAACTTCAGCCAGCCCGGAAGCAAGCTCACGTGAAGGGAGGGTTTTAAGACAATTAAGGTCAACCACCACCGATGCGGGCTGGTAGAAAGCAC
The sequence above is drawn from the Yersinia enterocolitica subsp. enterocolitica genome and encodes:
- the aroB gene encoding 3-dehydroquinate synthase, with protein sequence MEKITVTLGERSYPITIAAGLFNDPASFKPLKAGDQVMLVTNQTLAPLYLDSLRAVLEQGGIKVDQVILPDGEQYKSLSVLEQVFSALLEKPHGRDTTLVALGGGVVGDLTGFAAACYQRGVRFIQVPTTLLSQVDSSVGGKTAVNHPLGKNMIGAFYQPASVVVDLNCLKTLPSRELASGLAEVIKYGIILDAAFFEWLETNIDSLLALDMSALAYCIRRCCELKADVVAADEREESGMRALLNLGHTYGHAIEAEMGYGVWLHGEAVAAGMMMAAHTSRRLGQFSAEDVERIKKLLLRAGLPVSGPQKMTPESYLPHMMRDKKVLAGELRLVLPTAIGQSEIRSGIAHDMVLASIADCQL